In Monomorium pharaonis isolate MP-MQ-018 chromosome 3, ASM1337386v2, whole genome shotgun sequence, a genomic segment contains:
- the LOC105827847 gene encoding DENN domain-containing protein Crag isoform X2 yields the protein MDDRRVADYFVIAGLPGQDDDPSEDNETNNKLEIWCQEGTHLKDMHMPPPITDLAVIFPVLGETCPEGYTLLDSTVSGFPADLNHGSLRTNECYLCYRRGRDKPPLVDIGIIYDGKERIMQDAEMILETPKGHVANVNNSTSKIFVTYRRASRKMPCNSLVVTDICVILTNKGESPPHAFCVINKNLNKGMLGSDVFLCYKKSMNRANLVSFKPAILYKYPMADYNSFGFPNSVAMFCLPMGATIECWPKVACKPKPVFSTFVLTVADAAQKIYGSAITFYEELEMEPDTSNCKNSQEIMDTVENNKNSDNMEITKDKPQVKMKMFKRTGILKRLSILELEKLQYTDSASQSLNISKSICILSHWPFFDTFEKFLVFLHRMVNNKPQSVPIEKYISYFLCDIPFPSPQRPRILVQLSSQDRLILTQPEDLALPRSGASFRQLLINLGPDNCLLILLLILTEQKILVHSLRPDVLTSVSEAIAMILFPFKWQCPYIPLCPLGLAEVLHAPLPFLIGVDSRFFDLYDPPSDVNCVNLDTNNIAICDDKKYLNVKLLPKKAARQLRNWLELLSSKIISWGKSSYSQKDRGDEDFSVDREFQQKRREQALELEIQDAFLRFMATILKGYRSYLLPITKAPTVGTTDPTSLFNIQAFLRSRDKAHAKFYTMLVRTQMFIRFIEERSFVSDMDMAGLAFFDECTERVEEENVTLLELDESQHSERTVFIPPPEAGTNQTPIIYKSFKLNPALMRPQKNFCLKNPSLSAFGMVPGSPMARRTKHEIKVAQRMARKQAAMPDRWGRCLLGTCHSLWFLHLPAMLQVSSQPAAVLHQAYEMLVKMQKLRLDPMEEVCYRAMMQLCGVYGQPVLAVKLLFHMKRSGVQPNALTYGFYNKAVLEATWPSDMTNSSQLMWNKLRNVIVGAALFKKAGKKSARRRLSSNMDFLTTDKTECMEHALSRSSLDSSHSQDTEAAHSDSTKGSSVSDLPGFGSFDLKAKLLRQNSIVKDQTTLSMLQSDELEQTPSNPRLTRSVESPLKSPIRTPVTENDPLGALINDETPIVSPSEENDSNCSTSTLTVLNNTTEERPGGPLLFRSNILPRSATFHQAVDESGMTVGGHLQRSETMPHSVAQQGEQEREKERLEIGGLGWNKDSVTSSLSSLGSSLKLSFGPSSLTGKKSNEIILGGLNSLKSAATTVVKKFDEIKEAISATSTPVKNKEREQKIAYGISHESLDSLTDGSIQDRNETRASGDGNLDLASLYELAECLYPKNTRELEERLAIELVLSSASRCHHCAAILYDEEIMAGWQPEDSNLNTVCQYCDKATVPLLTATILDYRCEANEKSNDPLTEALIELLDQPKESLEPITVPYLNPLVLRKELESVLSQEGDACLTKHRFIQEHPIVYWNLIWYFERINLTSHLPDLWLNNDKNLELQRTVGSVGVRTMWDNERLHMDRLPMYLQWKSNFTEDRTLMQAVITYVRCNDLAEPIIRVALERSKHQIDDPPFSIYRDILFLAFTILGRTNIDQGVFDREYSLSLEKFSENEEKLLHKIDAPPTMMSVYCRYYFKQLNV from the exons ATGGATGACCGAAGGGTGGCGGATTACTTTGTCATCGCCGGTCTACCTGGTCAGGACGACGATCCCAGCGAGGACAACGAGACCAACAACAAGTTGGAAATATGGTGTCAGGAGGGCACTCATCTCAAGGACATGCATATGCCGCCTCCCATCACGGATCTTGCCGTAATATTCCCTGTGCTGGGAGAAACTTGTCCAGAGGGTTATACATTGTTGGATAGCACTGTGTCTGGTTTTCCGGCAGACCTGAATCATGGGAGCTTACGAACAAACGAATGCTATCTATGCTATAGAAGAGGCCGGGACAAACCTCCCTTGGTTGACATTG gTATAATATACGATGGAAAGGAACGTATAATGCAAGACGCTGAGATGATATTAGAGACCCCTAAGGGTCATGTGGCCAATGTGAATAATTCTACttcgaaaatttttgtaacatataGACGAGCGAGTCGGAAGATGCCTTGCAACTCTCTTGTGGTCACAGATATATGCGTTATCCTGACGAATAAGGGAGAGAGTCCACCACATGCTTTCTGCGTCATCAATAAGAATTTGAACAAGGGGATGCTGGGCAGCGACGTGTTCTTGTGTTACAAAAAGTCTATGAATCGCGCCAATCTGGTGTCATTTAAGCCAGCGATACTCTATAAGTATCCCATGGCGGATTACAACAGTTTTGGCTTTCCCAATTCCGTCGCCATGTTTTGTCTACCGATGGGCGCGACTATAGAATGTTGGCCTAAAGTAGCGTGTAAACCTAAGCCGGTATTCTCAACGTTTGTTCTGACGGTCGCCGACGCTGCTCAAAAAATATACGGCTCAGCAATAACGTTTTACGAGGAGCTTGAAATGGAGCCCGACACTTCAAACTGCAAAAATAGTCAGGAGATCATGGACACAGttgagaataataaaaacagtg ATAACATGGAGATAACTAAAGATAAACCGCAGGTAAAAATGAAGATGTTCAAGAGAACCGGTATACTAAAGAGGCTTAGTATATTGGAAttggaaaaattacaatacacagaTTCTGCGAGTCAATCGCTGAATATCAGTAAATCCATATGTATATTGTCTCACTGGCCGTTTTTCGACACGTTTGAGAAATTCTTGGTTTTCCTGCACCGCATGGTGAATAATAAACCGCAAAGTGTCCCAATCGAGAAATACATCTCGTATTTTTTATGCGACATACCGTTTCCGAGTCCGCAACGCCCACGAATCCTGGTACAGCTCAGTAGTCAGGATAGACTGATCTTGACTCAACCAGAGGATTTAGCCCTACCTAGATCGGGCGCAAGTTTCAGGCAATTGCTGATAAACTTGGGACCTGACAACTGTTTAttgatattgttattaatattaaccgAGCAGAAAATACTGGTTCACTCTTTACGCCCAGACGTACTGACTTCCGTGAGCGAGGCCATCGCCATGATTCTATTTCCTTTTAAGTGGCAGTGTCCTTACATACCATTATGTCCTTTAGGATTAGCGgag gTGTTGCATGCACCGTTGCCATTCCTGATCGGCGTGGATTCAAGGTTCTTTGATTTATACGATCCTCCTTCCGATGTCAACTGCGTAAATTTAGATACAAATAACATTGCGATATGCgacgacaaaaagtatttaaatgttaaattactgcCTAAAAAGGCGGCTAGACAGCTCAGAAATTGGTTGGAGCTTTTGTCGTCCAAGATAATTTCTTGGGGAAAAAGTAGTTATTCTCAAAAAG ATAGAGGAGATGAAGACTTCAGCGTGGACAGAGAGTTTCAACAAAAACGGAGGGAACAAGCATTAGAGCTCGAAATACAGGATGCTTTCTTAAGATTTATGGCGACGATTCTCAAAGGATACCGAAGTTATTTGTTACCGATTACAAAAGCGCCTACCGTAGGAACAACAGACCCAAcgagtttatttaatatccaaGCGTTTTTGAGAAGTCGCGATAAAGCCCACGCTAAATTCTACACTATGCTCGTCAGAACGCAAATGTTTATTAG gTTCATAGAAGAAAGGAGTTTCGTGTCCGATATGGATATGGCGGGATTAGCGTTTTTTGATGAGTGTACAGAACGAGTCGAGGAGGAAAATG TAACTCTTTTGGAACTGGATGAATCTCAACATAGCGAACGTACAGTATTTATACCTCCGCCTGAAGCAGGGACAAATCAAACACCAATAATATACAAGTCGTTCAAGTTAAACCCAGCTCTAATGAGGCctcagaaaaatttctgtttaaagAATCCATCTTTAAGTGCCTTCGGTATGGTACCTGGGAGTCCTATGGCTCGTAGAACAAAGCATGAAATCAAAGTTGCTCAAAGGATGGCTCGAAAACAA gCTGCGATGCCTGATAGATGGGGTAGATGTTTACTCGGTACATGTCACAGTCTTTGGTTTCTGCATTTACCAGCCATGTTACAAGTCTCCAGCCAACCTGCTGCAGTTTTGCATCAGGCTTATGAGATGTTAGTCAAAATGCAAAAGTTACGTCTCGATCCCATGGAAGAG gtaTGTTACAGAGCTATGATGCAACTATGTGGTGTATATGGGCAACCAGTTTTAGCTGTAAAGTTATTATTCCATATGAAACGCAGTGGTGTTCAACCTAACGCTTTAACGTATGGATTTTACAACAAG GCTGTTCTCGAGGCAACTTGGCCTTCCGACATGACGAATTCAAGTCAGTTAATGTGGAATAAATTACGAAATGTTATTGTCGGAGcggctttatttaaaaaagctgGGAAAAAGAGCGCTAGAAGACGATTGAGTTCCAACATGGATTTTTTAACCACCGATAAGACTGAATGCATGGAACATGCGCTCTCTCGGTCTAGTCTCGACAGTTCCCATTCTCAGGATACTGAAGCTGCACACAGTGATT CCACTAAAGGCAGTTCTGTGTCAGATCTACCTGGGTTTGGATCGTTCGATTTAAAGGCCAAACTTCTTCGGCAGAATAGCATAGTGAAAGATCAAACAACGTTAAGTATGTTGCAATCAGATGAATTGGAGCAAACACCGAGTAATCCAAG GCTAACGCGCAGTGTCGAATCGCCTTTAAAAAGTCCCATACGCACACCAGTTACGGAAAATGACCCATTGGGTGCTCTCATTAATGACGAAACACCAATCGTGTCGCCTTCCGAGGAAAATGATTCAAATTGCTCAACAAGTACTttaactgttttaaataatacgacTGAAGAGAGACCAGGAGGGCCACTCTTATTTAGAAG CAACATCCTCCCACGTAGTGCGACGTTTCATCAAGCGGTAGATGAAAGTGGCATGACGGTGGGTGGGCATTTGCAGAGGAGTGAAACAATGCCTCACTCTGTGGCACAGCAAGGAGAAcaggagagagaaaaggagagactGGAAATAGGCGGTCTTGGTTGGAATAAGGATAGCGTAACATCCAGTCTCTCTAGCTTAGGATCTAGTCTTAAACTTAGTTTCGG ccCATCAAGTTTAACAGGGAAAAAGTCGAACGAAATAATACTTGGTGGTCTGAACAGTTTGAAGTCCGCTGCGACGACtgtggtaaaaaaatttgacgaGATAAAAGAAGCGATTTCAGCGACAAGTACGCCGGTGAAAAATAAGGAACGTGAACAAAAAATAGCTTACGGAATATCACATGAATCACTGGACTCTCTTACTGACGGATCCATACAAGATCGAAACGAGACCAGGGCATCag GTGATGGAAATTTAGATTTGGCTTCTTTGTACGAGCTCGCGGAGTGTCTCTATCCAAAGAATACTAGAGAATTAGAAGAACGTCTTGCCATTGAGCTTGTGCTTTCCAGTGCCAGTAGATGCCATCACTGTGCCGCTATACTGTACGACGAGGAGATAATGGCTGGTTGGCAGCCGGAAGATTCCAACTTAAATACAGTTTGTCAATATTGCGACAAAGCTACCGTACCCCTTCTCACAGCCACGATATTGGATTACAG GTGCGAGGCAAACGAGAAGAGTAACGATCCTTTGACAGAGGCATTGATAGAATTGCTAGATCAACCAAAAGAATCGTTGGAACCAATAACCGTACCATATCTGAATCCATTAGTTCTAAGAAAAGAATTGGAGAGTGTGCTGAGTCAAGAGGGGGACGCGTGTCTCACCAAACACAGGTTTATTCAGGAGCATCCAATAGTATACTGGAACCTGATATGGTACtttgaaagaattaatttaacgaGTCATTTACCTGATCTCTGGTTAAACAACGATAAGAACTTAGAACTTCAAAGAACTGTTGGATCGGTGGGAGTTAGAACCATGTGGGACAACGAACGATTACACATGGATCGCTTACCTATGTATCTCCAATGGAAGTCGAATTTTACAGAAGACAGAAc ATTGATGCAGGCAGTGATAACGTATGTTCGTTGCAACGACTTAGCGGAACCTATAATAAGAGTGGCCTTAGAAAGAAGTAAACATCAAATAGACGATCCTCCGTTTTCTATATACAGGGATATACTGTTCCTGGCGTTTACCATATTAGGGAGAACGAATATTGACCAAG GTGTTTTCGATAGGGAATACAGTTTATCGTTAGAGAAATTCTCTGAAAacgaagaaaaattattgcataaaattgATGCGCCGCCGACGATGATGTCGGTCTACTGCAGGTATTATTTCAAGCAACTAAACGTATGA